The Medicago truncatula cultivar Jemalong A17 chromosome 7, MtrunA17r5.0-ANR, whole genome shotgun sequence genome includes the window CCATCTTTTCAATATGTAGTGTGATGGGACAGCAAAGATACCACTATATTGGAGGGCCATCAATGAATGTCTACAAAGATACCCATTATACTCAAACAAACGACATATGCAAGAAATTTTCTCTTTCGATGCATCCCACTCTACAACAAATTCTTCCCTATTTCCAAAGTCGAATATTGTAAAAGAGGTGAGCTGACTATCTTCATTCCTTTTCTTGACATGACATCCAGATAATCCCATAATTTCAACTTGGAACTTTTTGAATACTTCATGCGTATAAATCATTGACATTTGCTTCTCAAAAGGTGATGGAGTTTTAAGAACTGGTTGTTTATGCCATGTATTAAAATCAGCATGCATTTCTGCTTCTTCCCTATCTTGCAAAGCAACttcatatttttcaacaaattcTTTCAATGTAGTTTTCTTGCCtacatatttgtcaaaaaaagagtTGATGCTCTCTAATCTTTGAGTTGTTGACATGCCAGCGAAAAAGGTATCTTTCATGTAAACAGGAACCCAATGTTTACGTTCTTCATATAAAGACTGAATCCACCCATCCTCTGAGTTTGATAGTTGAAATTTCTCTACCATTTCTGCCCAATTAACTTCAAACTGTTGTATTGACAGAGACTTGTATATGCATGCGTCAAAATATCCCATGAAATCTTCATTATTTCTTATTACATGACCAAGCTTCTCAGGCACCTTTCTAAGTATATGCCAAAGACAAAAACGATGTCGGGTATTTGGAAATACCTCTTCAATAGCCACTTTCATTGCTCTGTCTTGGTAAGTTATCATTGGATTTGGAGGTTTCCCACATATTGCCTTAAGCCATGTTTTCATCAACCATTCGAAACTCTCAGAGGTCTCATTTGCTAGTAATGCACAACCGATTAATCTTGACTGAAAGTGATTATTCACACCAATGAATGGAGCAAATggtattttatatttgtttgtgaTATATGTAGTATCAAAGGAAATCACATCTCCAAACACTTTATAATCATCTCTACCCTTTCCATCCAcccaaaatacattttttacatGACCATCATCATCCAAATCAAATGCATAAAAGAATCTTGAATTTTCTTCTTGCATACGCATAAAATACTCCAGCATTGCATTTGCATCTCCTGATTCTAAATTCAAACAACGGTCCTTATCTAAATAATTTCTAACATCTTTCTCCAAGCAACCAACTTTCTCATATCCTCCGTGTTGTTTGGCCATTGTGGCAAAGATTTTGCTTGTTCTCACTCCAACATGTTGCAAAGTTTCAATACAATTCTGTTGAGCTTTATTGATTGTTCTATGGCAAGGAAAATAATGTGCATATGTTGGAAAAAGTTCATGATTGTGATCTTTGATCAAGCCATGGACCACCCATTTTCCATCACATCTTCTTCTAATATGTAAGCCAGCCTCACATTCCACCTTCAAACAAGGACGTGGATTTTGTGCGGTCGACTCTCGTTTTTTCCCATATCTTGTGCAAGCATATTTCACATCAATAAATTGTCTAGAAATTTTTGAACGGCGATTGCTTTTAATGGATACACCAAATCCGACACATTTAGCATATCGAACATAGAAAGAATAAGCATCTTCCTGTGACTCAAATTCCATTCCAAGAGAAGGTTGTTGAAAATTGTTAGCATCTAAATCACCAACATATGAATCACTATTGACGGTCTCATTTATAACATGCTCTTCGTTTTCATCAATGGGTTCCATTAATTcctaatatatgtataaaaataGTTACAACTAATTATCAATACATGTTgaacaaacataaaaaactcaataaaatattttcaaagacAAAGTGATAGTACCAAATTCATGTTTTTTAATACAGGGGAATCACATGCATTGACAATGAGGAGAACAAAAGTGTACCTTAAAAAGTGAAATACTCTTACTCTTTTGTTGGAATTGTGAGAGAAAAACACCAAGAAGTGACAGAGTGGTGGTGCTTATCCTTTGGGGACTTTCTGCATGAAACAGTGGCAGAATGGCAGAGCTTCTGATAGTTGAAACAACGATGTGCTCGATAAGGAAAGAGATATTCTTAGGCGCGGGAAAATGCCTTGTTGTTTGGGatatccattaaaaaaataaaaacaattaaacgtGTTGATTTTGGTGAACCGGTAACCAAGTCAAAAGTTAAAAGAATAGTATGACGTGGACCACTAAAAGAGGGAGTGCTTAACGAGAGTGTCAAAGCGCCTGATGCTAGCATTACTCTATTCAATATTGTGTTTATCGATTGGACCGTCAATATCTTTCTCAGGATCTAGAAGTCCTCCCAAAGAGTCTAGAGACCCTCCTAGAGGCCTCAACACCCTTCTAAAGGGATCCAGGGCCCAGGGCGCGCCCTCCCCAAGGCGCCGACTCAGCCAACTTCTTACTTGTAGAAGCCTCTAGAGCTCGGCATAAAGACCTAAGTACCCTTCAGAGCCTTCTCGAGGCATAACCAATACAATGCTAAATCCTAATTACGATTAGTGTACTTTTTTTATAAGTACAATTGGCGTAGTCTGTGGGAACCAGTAAAACTGACCCAGACCACACTCATAAACCTAAAATCTTATTGGTGACCTCGAAGAGATGGTGGCCGACGAATACCAAACCAGATTTAGTTTTCCATGAAGCTATCAAATGATCAACGCCAAACTGCCTCGGAGCGATCAATTTTTCCAACAACCAGGTGCTATCGATTTCAATTCTCATGAATTCAGTTTCAGTTATTCTTatgtcattattattatatattgactttaatatgtgtttagtccctacaaatagAAGTCATTTAAACAATGGTCATGTATTCGTTAATCCTTACAATTTGCCCTCCCAaaatttaatcacttaaaaattgGTCTCTCAACCCAGTTAATCAATGCCACGTCACTGATTAGCTGACGTGTCACATATGATTTATCAGAGTTGGTATGAACGGACAAAAACACCCTTGAGCTTCCCAGACAAATGCAAAAAGACCATTATACCCTCTATATTCATCTTCTGAAAATCTTCATCCATTACTTTTCCTTCCAATTCCTTTTCTGATTCCAATTCCTTCTCTTAAAAGTGAGTTTACTAATGTCACTAATTTGCATCAGCCTTCCATTGATAAAATCGAACCAGATCTTTAAATTTGCAATGTATCAAAGCTTCAACTTTGTGTTTGAATTGGAGA containing:
- the LOC120577048 gene encoding protein FAR-RED IMPAIRED RESPONSE 1-like; the encoded protein is MAKQHGGYEKVGCLEKDVRNYLDKDRCLNLESGDANAMLEYFMRMQEENSRFFYAFDLDDDGHVKNVFWVDGKGRDDYKVFGDVISFDTTYITNKYKIPFAPFIGVNNHFQSRLIGCALLANETSESFEWLMKTWLKAICGKPPNPMITYQDRAMKVAIEEVFPNTRHRFCLWHILRKVPEKLGHVIRNNEDFMGYFDACIYKSLSIQQFEVNWAEMIPFSLACQQLKD